In one Corallococcus sp. EGB genomic region, the following are encoded:
- a CDS encoding MATE family efflux transporter has translation MEETPLADRNTQVPAPVDKGPWTLVKEALHGTEQDLTRLPLGRAIFLLAVPMVLEMCMESVFAVVDVAFVGRLGAEAVATVGLTESILVLIYAAGMGLSIGATAMVARRIGEKDTERAGRTAVQAIGLGVVISTVLAVAGIVFARPLLAALGGSPWVLEHGVGYTRVMMGGVVSILLLFLINAIFRGAGDAAIAMRVLMLANGLNIVLAPCLIFGWGPFPELGVVGAAWATTLGRSAGVVYQLFRLARANGRLQVRREHLALEPATMLAMLRLSSAGMVQALVSTSSWVVLVRIVSSFGSTALAGYTIAIRITMFALMPAWGLGNAASTLLGQSMGAGDPDRGAKAVWLAGRYNLMVLGAIGVGFFIFAHPLLGAFTTDPAVVDAGATALRIFSLSFLSCAYGMVITSAFNGAGDTRTPTLIDLGCLWVLELPLAWVLSHPVGLGVVGAYWSVPVAFAVMSVLGIVLFRRGRWKTRVV, from the coding sequence GTGGAAGAGACACCCCTGGCGGACCGGAACACCCAGGTCCCCGCGCCCGTGGACAAGGGACCGTGGACGCTGGTGAAGGAGGCGCTGCACGGCACGGAACAGGACCTGACACGGCTGCCGCTCGGGCGGGCCATCTTCCTGCTGGCCGTGCCCATGGTGTTGGAGATGTGCATGGAGTCGGTGTTCGCCGTGGTGGACGTCGCCTTCGTCGGCCGGTTGGGCGCGGAGGCGGTGGCCACGGTGGGCCTCACCGAATCCATCCTCGTGCTCATCTACGCGGCCGGCATGGGCCTGAGCATCGGCGCCACGGCGATGGTGGCCCGCCGCATCGGGGAGAAGGACACGGAGCGGGCGGGGCGCACGGCGGTGCAGGCGATTGGGTTGGGCGTGGTCATCTCCACGGTGCTGGCCGTGGCGGGCATCGTCTTCGCGCGGCCGTTGCTGGCGGCGCTCGGAGGCTCGCCGTGGGTGCTGGAGCACGGCGTGGGCTACACGCGCGTGATGATGGGCGGCGTGGTGAGCATCCTGCTGCTCTTCCTCATCAACGCCATCTTCCGGGGGGCGGGTGACGCGGCCATCGCGATGCGCGTGCTGATGCTGGCCAACGGGCTCAACATCGTGCTCGCGCCGTGCCTCATCTTCGGCTGGGGGCCGTTCCCGGAGCTGGGCGTGGTGGGCGCGGCGTGGGCCACCACGCTGGGCCGGAGCGCGGGCGTCGTGTACCAGCTCTTCCGGTTGGCGCGCGCGAACGGCCGGCTCCAGGTGCGGCGCGAGCACCTGGCCCTGGAGCCCGCGACGATGCTCGCGATGTTGCGGCTGTCGAGCGCGGGCATGGTGCAGGCGCTGGTGAGCACGTCCAGCTGGGTGGTGCTGGTGCGCATCGTGTCGTCGTTCGGCAGCACGGCGCTGGCGGGCTACACCATCGCCATCCGCATCACGATGTTCGCGCTGATGCCCGCGTGGGGCCTGGGCAACGCGGCGTCCACGCTGCTGGGGCAGAGCATGGGCGCGGGAGACCCGGACCGGGGCGCGAAGGCGGTGTGGCTGGCGGGCAGGTACAACCTGATGGTGCTGGGCGCCATCGGCGTGGGCTTCTTCATCTTCGCGCATCCCTTGCTGGGGGCGTTCACGACGGATCCGGCGGTGGTGGACGCGGGGGCCACGGCGCTGCGCATCTTCAGCTTGAGCTTCCTGTCATGCGCGTACGGCATGGTCATCACCTCCGCGTTCAACGGCGCGGGGGACACGCGCACGCCCACGCTCATCGACCTGGGGTGTCTCTGGGTGCTGGAGCTGCCGCTGGCGTGGGTGCTGTCCCATCCAGTGGGGCTGGGCGTGGTGGGCGCGTACTGGTCGGTGCCCGTGGCCTTCGCGGTGATGTCCGTGCTGGGCATCGTCCTGTTCCGGCGCGGGCGCTGGAAGACGCGCGTGGTGTGA
- a CDS encoding GNAT family N-acetyltransferase — MSPLRRATRDDNAALLDLFGDVPMTGDLVLSTQRSPDYFGLFAMQRGEAEVWAHGGPSRLDGMGAIHVRDGWLDGAPCRVGYLGDLRTRFSARRARGLARFYGPVLEETSRRHGVDVFLTAVMASNAAALQALVRRGAAREAQPHYHLLRAFSAVSLQFVLRRKPRPSRFTVRRATAEDVPAMAALLDADHRSRPFGYRFDTGELEHRFAHWPGLRVEDSFLAFDPAGQLVGCTSAWNPDAVKRYRVLAYRGAMKWVRRGFNALATVTGAPRLPAPGGDFRYFYLCNTSIPSEDPAVLRALLDAVYAAFHGQGFHFFTVQRDSGDALASAFDGFLQRRLDFHLYAVTPASRPPRTFPGGRTGFEICLP, encoded by the coding sequence ATGAGCCCCCTCCGCCGAGCCACCCGGGACGACAACGCCGCGCTGCTGGACCTGTTCGGGGACGTGCCCATGACCGGGGACCTGGTGCTCAGCACGCAGCGGTCGCCGGACTACTTCGGCCTCTTCGCCATGCAGCGCGGCGAGGCCGAAGTCTGGGCCCACGGCGGACCGTCCCGCCTGGACGGCATGGGCGCCATCCACGTGCGCGACGGCTGGCTGGACGGCGCACCGTGCCGCGTGGGCTACCTGGGCGACCTGCGCACCCGCTTCTCCGCGCGCCGCGCTCGCGGCCTCGCCCGGTTCTATGGCCCCGTGCTGGAGGAGACCTCCCGCCGCCACGGCGTGGACGTGTTCCTCACCGCCGTCATGGCCTCCAACGCCGCCGCGCTCCAGGCCCTGGTGCGCCGGGGCGCGGCTCGGGAAGCGCAGCCGCACTACCACCTGCTGCGCGCATTCTCCGCCGTCTCGCTCCAGTTCGTCCTGCGCCGCAAGCCGCGCCCCAGCCGCTTCACCGTGCGCCGCGCCACCGCCGAGGACGTGCCCGCCATGGCCGCGCTGCTGGACGCGGATCACCGCTCGCGCCCCTTCGGCTACCGCTTCGACACCGGGGAGCTGGAGCACCGGTTCGCGCACTGGCCCGGCCTTCGCGTGGAGGATTCATTCCTCGCGTTCGACCCCGCCGGACAGCTCGTCGGCTGCACCTCCGCGTGGAACCCCGACGCCGTGAAGCGCTACCGCGTGCTCGCGTACCGGGGCGCCATGAAGTGGGTGCGCCGGGGCTTCAACGCGCTCGCCACCGTCACCGGCGCGCCCCGCCTGCCCGCGCCCGGCGGCGACTTCCGCTACTTCTACCTCTGCAACACCAGCATCCCTTCCGAGGACCCCGCCGTGCTGCGGGCGCTGCTCGACGCCGTCTACGCCGCGTTCCACGGCCAGGGCTTCCACTTCTTCACCGTGCAGCGGGACTCCGGGGACGCGCTGGCCTCCGCCTTCGACGGCTTCCTCCAGCGGCGCCTGGACTTCCACCTCTACGCCGTCACGCCCGCCTCGCGCCCCCCGAGGACCTTCCCCGGGGGACGCACCGGCTTTGAAATCTGCCTGCCCTGA
- a CDS encoding GlsB/YeaQ/YmgE family stress response membrane protein, producing the protein MGLLGWIIFGFFAGLIARAVLPGNQRLGCIGTTLLGIAGAFVGGFLTSVWRGTNWRDPEPTGFFGAILGAIVLLLVAQAAFGGRSR; encoded by the coding sequence ATGGGGCTGTTGGGGTGGATCATCTTCGGCTTCTTCGCGGGGCTCATCGCCCGGGCCGTGCTGCCGGGGAACCAGCGCCTGGGCTGCATCGGCACCACGCTCCTGGGCATCGCCGGCGCCTTCGTGGGCGGCTTCCTCACGTCCGTCTGGCGGGGCACCAACTGGCGCGACCCGGAACCCACCGGGTTCTTCGGCGCCATCCTGGGGGCCATCGTCCTGCTCCTCGTGGCCCAGGCGGCCTTCGGCGGACGCTCCCGGTAG
- a CDS encoding FKBP-type peptidyl-prolyl cis-trans isomerase: MKKTILIAAMLSLTACQGQGAKPGETSATGSSTAGTAGAPQTEEQKTLYALGLSIGRSISVFDMTPQELEFVKAGLTAQVTGQKSDVDLETYGPKLQDLARERSLRKANAEKEKSKAFLEEKAKEPGAVKTESGLIYKETQAGTGPQPQATDIVKVHYKGTLADGKEFDSSYKRGEPTQFPLQGVIKCWTEGLQKMKVGGKAQLVCPSDIAYGDRGAPPNIPGGAALVFDVELLEIVKPPEAPPGMPGGMGAPPAPGAKPQAPGAKTPAAKPPPATK; this comes from the coding sequence ATGAAGAAGACGATCCTGATCGCGGCGATGCTGAGCCTCACGGCCTGCCAGGGCCAGGGCGCGAAGCCGGGCGAGACCTCCGCCACCGGCAGCTCTACGGCGGGCACCGCCGGCGCTCCGCAGACCGAAGAGCAGAAGACGCTGTACGCGCTGGGCCTGTCCATCGGCCGCAGCATCAGCGTGTTCGACATGACCCCGCAGGAGCTGGAGTTCGTGAAGGCCGGCCTCACCGCCCAGGTCACCGGCCAGAAGTCCGACGTGGACCTGGAGACCTACGGCCCCAAGCTCCAGGACCTCGCGCGCGAGCGGTCGCTGCGCAAGGCCAACGCGGAGAAGGAGAAGTCCAAGGCGTTCCTGGAGGAGAAGGCCAAGGAGCCCGGCGCGGTGAAGACCGAGTCCGGCCTCATCTACAAGGAGACCCAGGCGGGCACGGGTCCCCAGCCCCAGGCCACCGACATCGTGAAGGTGCACTACAAGGGCACGCTCGCGGACGGCAAGGAGTTCGACTCGTCCTACAAGCGCGGTGAGCCCACGCAGTTCCCGCTCCAGGGCGTCATCAAGTGCTGGACCGAGGGCCTCCAGAAGATGAAGGTCGGCGGCAAGGCGCAGCTCGTGTGCCCCTCCGACATCGCCTACGGCGACCGCGGCGCGCCCCCGAACATCCCCGGCGGCGCCGCCCTGGTGTTCGACGTGGAGCTGCTCGAGATCGTGAAGCCCCCCGAGGCGCCCCCGGGCATGCCCGGCGGCATGGGCGCTCCTCCGGCCCCTGGCGCGAAGCCGCAGGCCCCCGGCGCGAAGACCCCGGCCGCCAAGCCGCCCCCGGCGACGAAGTAG
- a CDS encoding dienelactone hydrolase family protein, producing MKRLTWVLAAALMMTACAAGRPSEVSRTPSATGAVSEEEFKAMHTLRTDAAPERKGQQVELSDGSKAYLSLPPNAKGPLPGIIVIHEWWGLNEHVQAWTDRLAAEGYAALAVDLYHGKVATTPDEALALVKAADDDQATKTLLAAHAFLKGDPRIQAPRTGSIGWCFGGGWSLRAAMAIPELSAAVLYYGSPVTDPQELSTIKAQVLGIFGTKDKSIPQETVQAFEKALDEAGVRSRIVEYDADHAFANPSGARYDARAAASAWAETSAFLARTLKR from the coding sequence ATGAAGAGGCTCACGTGGGTGCTGGCGGCGGCGCTGATGATGACCGCCTGCGCGGCGGGCAGGCCGTCGGAGGTGTCGCGCACGCCCTCCGCCACGGGCGCCGTCTCCGAGGAGGAGTTCAAGGCCATGCACACCCTGCGCACGGACGCCGCCCCCGAGCGCAAGGGCCAGCAGGTGGAGCTGTCCGACGGCTCCAAGGCCTACCTGAGCCTGCCGCCCAACGCGAAGGGCCCCCTGCCCGGCATCATCGTCATCCACGAGTGGTGGGGCCTCAACGAGCACGTGCAGGCCTGGACGGACCGGCTGGCGGCCGAGGGCTACGCGGCGCTCGCGGTGGACCTCTACCACGGCAAGGTGGCCACCACGCCCGACGAGGCGCTCGCGCTGGTGAAGGCAGCGGACGACGACCAGGCCACGAAGACGCTGCTGGCCGCGCACGCGTTCCTCAAGGGCGACCCGCGCATCCAGGCCCCGCGCACCGGCAGCATCGGCTGGTGCTTCGGCGGCGGCTGGTCGCTGCGCGCCGCCATGGCCATCCCGGAGCTGAGCGCCGCGGTCCTCTACTACGGCTCCCCGGTGACGGATCCGCAGGAGCTGTCCACCATCAAGGCGCAGGTGCTGGGCATCTTCGGGACCAAGGACAAGTCCATCCCGCAGGAGACGGTGCAGGCCTTCGAGAAGGCCCTGGACGAGGCCGGCGTGCGCAGCCGCATCGTGGAGTACGACGCGGACCACGCCTTCGCCAACCCGTCCGGCGCCCGCTACGACGCGCGCGCCGCCGCGTCCGCCTGGGCGGAGACGTCCGCGTTCCTCGCGCGCACCCTCAAGCGCTGA
- a CDS encoding CAP domain-containing protein: MRRPSRLRSLSSIGLLSPFLLLACIPGGDTDDTTVDAGIQEDGGTGTDAGTVELTQFARDMLEAHNAARAAAMPTPSPALEPLTWDPSVAEVAQKWAETCALDHNPGRGNAGENIAWATPGYWDTKGVVTKAWVAEVADYDYAKNTCKTGAQCGHYTQVVWRNTRRLGCGVQRCNVNGSTWDFWVCNYAPPGNYVGQRPY, from the coding sequence ATGCGACGCCCCTCCCGCCTCCGCTCCCTGTCGTCCATTGGACTGCTCAGCCCCTTCCTCCTGCTCGCCTGCATCCCGGGCGGGGACACGGACGACACGACCGTGGACGCGGGCATCCAGGAGGACGGGGGCACCGGCACCGACGCGGGGACCGTGGAATTGACGCAGTTCGCCCGGGACATGCTGGAGGCCCACAACGCCGCCCGCGCCGCCGCGATGCCCACACCGTCACCCGCGCTGGAGCCGCTCACGTGGGACCCCAGCGTGGCGGAGGTCGCCCAGAAGTGGGCGGAGACCTGCGCGCTCGACCACAACCCGGGCCGGGGGAACGCCGGGGAGAACATCGCGTGGGCCACTCCGGGCTACTGGGACACGAAGGGCGTGGTGACCAAGGCCTGGGTGGCCGAGGTGGCCGACTACGACTACGCGAAGAACACCTGCAAGACGGGCGCGCAATGTGGCCACTACACGCAGGTGGTGTGGCGCAACACGCGCCGCCTGGGCTGCGGCGTGCAGCGCTGCAACGTGAACGGCTCCACGTGGGACTTCTGGGTGTGCAACTACGCGCCCCCCGGCAACTACGTGGGCCAGCGGCCGTACTGA
- a CDS encoding lipopolysaccharide assembly protein LapB — MAMESYRAQWERSRAYLETGDLGLALQELRDALTLAPDDAVLWEEIFNLSLLGGLTQNALAAALRLRQLAPENPNFIGLHAMAALLSGKLAEALPLFEEVLQRDPESVEARRQLARALDVAGQHGRVRTLLEEAVAREPTDTGAPNDLAVHYLEHVPQEGPGLAARVLAPVLEAHPEDPTTHFNLALALRLGEPARARHHAEQVLQGDDKELRAKAQQLLGMLPA, encoded by the coding sequence ATGGCGATGGAGTCCTACCGCGCGCAGTGGGAGCGCTCGCGGGCGTATCTGGAGACAGGGGACCTGGGGCTCGCGCTTCAGGAGCTGCGGGACGCGCTGACGCTGGCGCCGGACGACGCGGTCCTCTGGGAGGAGATCTTCAACCTGTCGCTGCTCGGAGGGCTCACGCAGAACGCCCTGGCCGCGGCGCTGCGGCTGCGCCAGCTGGCGCCGGAGAACCCCAACTTCATCGGCCTGCACGCGATGGCCGCGCTGCTCTCCGGCAAGCTGGCGGAGGCCCTGCCCCTCTTCGAGGAGGTCCTCCAGCGCGACCCCGAATCGGTGGAGGCCCGGCGGCAGCTCGCGCGGGCGCTGGACGTCGCGGGCCAGCACGGCCGGGTGCGCACGCTGCTGGAGGAGGCCGTCGCCAGGGAGCCCACGGACACGGGCGCGCCCAACGACCTGGCGGTGCACTACCTGGAGCATGTGCCCCAGGAGGGCCCAGGGCTCGCCGCGCGCGTGCTCGCCCCGGTGCTGGAGGCGCACCCGGAGGACCCCACCACGCACTTCAACCTGGCGCTGGCGCTGCGCCTGGGCGAGCCCGCCAGGGCCCGCCACCACGCGGAGCAGGTCCTCCAGGGGGATGACAAGGAGCTGCGCGCGAAGGCCCAGCAGCTGCTGGGGATGCTCCCCGCTTGA
- a CDS encoding CAP domain-containing protein, with protein sequence MAPPVFCRGLAVALLTPLLGCGSSASAQRPVSASTKKAATTAVARKAAEATPVPREGARKPVPSAAELKRDMVAAHNEARAKASRPTPKPALPALTWSDEAARKAEAYAKECRFEHNPDRGGFGENLAAATPDTWTTAQVVKGWADEASDYDYASGKCRAGKMCGHYTQVVWRTTKAVGCATRLCTKNSPFGADVKTWQLWVCNYAPPGNWVGEKPY encoded by the coding sequence ATGGCTCCTCCTGTGTTCTGTCGCGGGCTCGCCGTGGCGCTGCTGACCCCGTTGCTCGGCTGTGGCTCCAGCGCGAGCGCGCAGCGCCCCGTCTCCGCTTCCACGAAGAAGGCCGCGACCACCGCCGTCGCGCGCAAGGCCGCCGAGGCCACGCCCGTGCCTCGCGAGGGTGCTCGCAAGCCGGTGCCGTCCGCCGCGGAGCTGAAGCGCGACATGGTGGCCGCGCACAACGAGGCGCGGGCGAAGGCCTCGCGTCCCACGCCGAAGCCGGCGCTGCCCGCGCTCACCTGGTCCGACGAGGCGGCGCGCAAGGCGGAGGCCTACGCGAAGGAGTGCCGCTTCGAGCACAACCCGGACCGGGGCGGCTTCGGTGAGAACCTGGCCGCCGCGACGCCGGACACCTGGACCACCGCGCAGGTGGTGAAGGGCTGGGCGGACGAGGCCTCCGACTACGATTACGCGTCCGGCAAGTGCAGGGCCGGGAAGATGTGCGGCCACTACACGCAGGTGGTGTGGCGCACCACGAAGGCGGTGGGCTGCGCGACGCGGCTGTGCACGAAGAACTCGCCCTTCGGCGCGGACGTGAAGACGTGGCAGCTCTGGGTGTGCAACTACGCGCCGCCGGGCAACTGGGTGGGCGAGAAGCCCTACTGA
- a CDS encoding DUF1552 domain-containing protein yields MSRTPTLSRRTLLRGMGALMALPLLDVMRPNTARAAPPAPRRFVAFYTPCGIHMPKWTPDDEGANYSLTPTLASLAPVKSDLLVLSGLNNLPGKPDGDGHHAAATSAFLSCVKARKTEGTNIHTGISMDQVLANAVGKATRFPSLELGIDQGKGIGNCDSGYACPYANNIAWAGPSSPVPKETKPRAAFERLFADFDPGATQAELAKRKAYGLSIIDAVRDDAKALQSKLGATDQHKLDEYFTGVRELELRVNAMDGAGPTCGAVTEPADTVDVREKTKAMLDLIVLAFQCDLTRTCTFMLGNARSERVYSFLGLTGEHHAYSHHQRAQANYDALAKIDKWEVEQFSYLLQRMKGVQEVNGTLLDHTAAYFSSEIADGNMHEHKNLPILLAGRAGGALAPGRHIRFGGQPLANLYIALLNMFGVPTTTFGDDGTGSLSGLGA; encoded by the coding sequence ATGAGCCGCACCCCTACCCTCTCCCGACGTACGCTCCTGCGCGGCATGGGCGCGCTGATGGCGCTGCCCCTGCTGGACGTCATGCGCCCCAACACGGCCCGCGCCGCCCCACCGGCCCCGCGCCGCTTCGTGGCCTTCTACACGCCCTGCGGCATCCACATGCCCAAGTGGACGCCCGACGACGAGGGCGCGAACTACTCGCTGACGCCCACGCTCGCGTCGCTGGCGCCGGTGAAGAGCGACCTGCTGGTGCTGAGCGGCCTGAACAACCTGCCCGGCAAGCCGGACGGCGACGGCCACCACGCCGCCGCGACGTCCGCGTTCCTCTCCTGCGTGAAGGCGCGCAAGACGGAGGGCACCAACATCCACACCGGCATCTCCATGGACCAGGTGCTGGCGAACGCGGTGGGCAAGGCCACGCGCTTCCCGTCGCTGGAGCTGGGCATCGACCAGGGCAAGGGCATTGGCAACTGCGACTCCGGGTACGCGTGCCCGTACGCGAACAACATCGCCTGGGCGGGGCCGTCCAGCCCCGTGCCCAAGGAGACGAAGCCGCGCGCGGCCTTCGAGCGGCTCTTCGCGGACTTCGACCCGGGCGCCACGCAGGCGGAGCTGGCGAAGCGCAAGGCGTATGGCCTGAGCATCATCGACGCCGTGCGCGACGACGCGAAGGCGCTCCAGTCGAAGCTGGGCGCCACGGACCAGCACAAGCTGGACGAATACTTCACCGGCGTGCGCGAGCTGGAGCTGCGCGTGAACGCGATGGACGGCGCGGGCCCCACGTGCGGCGCCGTCACCGAGCCCGCGGACACCGTGGACGTGCGCGAGAAGACGAAGGCGATGCTGGACCTCATCGTGCTCGCGTTCCAGTGCGACCTGACCCGCACGTGCACCTTCATGCTGGGCAACGCGCGCAGCGAGCGCGTGTATTCGTTCCTGGGGCTGACCGGCGAGCACCACGCGTACTCGCACCACCAGCGGGCCCAGGCCAACTACGACGCGCTGGCCAAGATCGACAAGTGGGAGGTGGAGCAGTTCTCCTACCTCCTCCAGCGCATGAAGGGCGTGCAGGAGGTGAACGGGACGCTGCTGGACCACACCGCCGCGTACTTCTCCAGTGAGATCGCCGACGGCAACATGCACGAGCACAAGAACCTGCCCATCCTGCTCGCGGGCCGTGCGGGCGGCGCCCTCGCGCCGGGCCGGCACATCCGCTTCGGGGGCCAGCCGCTGGCGAACCTCTACATCGCCCTGCTCAACATGTTCGGCGTGCCCACCACGACCTTCGGCGACGACGGGACGGGGTCGCTCTCCGGGCTGGGAGCGTAG
- a CDS encoding DUF1592 domain-containing protein — protein sequence MHDVRASGWRWRRRSLAAAAVLLAVGCNGSPPKARVLPGPDAPDNTPVDPQDAQCREAARDPGRVTLHRLNRAEYNNTVRDLLGDTSSPASDFPPDDHGFGFDNNADVLSMSPLLMEKYSRAAEVLVDAAWARGAFNTCALDPAQPEACAKELLKTFVRRAWRRPVTPEEVERLAAFVTLARQHGDTPEVGVKLALRSALVSPHFLFRVELDPAPTSLAPHPVSDLELASRLSYFLWSSMPDEALLQAAEGGHLHEPEVLEAQVRRMLVDPKARALVDNFAGQWLYTRALDFSQPESRYGFDEPLRAAMRQEMQLVFQEFITGDHRIEDLLDAPFTYVNDRLATHYGMPRPGTSAMTRVELKDHPERAGLFGKGALLTVTANPDRTSPVKRGVWVLEQLLCKGPPPPPPDAGGLAPAVDPTLNIKARMAQHRANPSCAGCHTLMDPLGFGLENFDPVGRWRTKEEGGATVDPSGELPGGKSFNGVVEMREVVKQDPDLSACMTRHLLTYALGRGAEDQDRCTVRDISQQAESQGGRLTDYILAIVRSDAFLRRHGEAEAPKP from the coding sequence GTGCACGACGTGAGGGCCAGCGGTTGGAGATGGCGGAGGAGGAGCCTCGCGGCGGCGGCGGTGCTGCTGGCCGTGGGCTGCAACGGCTCACCTCCCAAGGCGAGGGTGCTCCCGGGGCCGGACGCCCCCGACAACACGCCCGTGGATCCGCAGGACGCGCAGTGCCGCGAGGCGGCGCGCGACCCGGGCCGCGTCACGCTGCACCGCCTCAACCGCGCCGAATACAACAACACCGTGCGCGACCTGCTGGGGGACACGAGCTCGCCCGCGAGCGACTTCCCGCCGGACGACCACGGCTTCGGCTTCGACAACAACGCGGACGTGCTCAGCATGTCCCCGCTGCTGATGGAGAAGTACTCGCGCGCGGCGGAGGTGCTGGTGGACGCCGCGTGGGCGCGAGGCGCGTTCAACACGTGCGCGCTCGACCCGGCCCAACCGGAAGCGTGCGCGAAAGAGCTGCTCAAGACCTTCGTGCGCCGGGCCTGGCGCCGGCCCGTCACGCCGGAAGAAGTGGAGCGGCTGGCCGCGTTCGTCACGCTGGCCCGGCAGCATGGCGACACGCCGGAGGTGGGCGTGAAGCTGGCGCTGCGCTCGGCGCTGGTGTCGCCGCACTTCCTCTTCCGCGTGGAGCTGGACCCCGCCCCCACCTCCCTCGCGCCGCATCCCGTGAGCGACCTGGAGCTGGCGAGCCGCCTGTCCTACTTCCTCTGGAGCAGCATGCCGGATGAAGCGCTGCTGCAGGCCGCGGAGGGCGGCCACCTGCACGAGCCGGAGGTGCTGGAGGCGCAGGTGCGGCGCATGCTGGTGGACCCCAAGGCCCGCGCGCTGGTGGACAACTTCGCGGGCCAGTGGCTCTACACGCGCGCGCTCGACTTCTCCCAGCCGGAGTCCCGCTACGGCTTCGACGAACCGCTGCGCGCGGCCATGCGCCAGGAGATGCAGCTCGTCTTCCAGGAGTTCATCACCGGCGACCACCGCATCGAGGACCTCTTGGACGCGCCCTTCACCTACGTGAACGACCGGCTGGCCACGCACTACGGGATGCCCAGGCCCGGCACCTCCGCGATGACGCGCGTGGAGCTGAAGGACCACCCGGAGCGCGCGGGCCTCTTCGGCAAGGGCGCGCTGCTCACCGTCACCGCCAACCCGGACCGCACGTCGCCGGTGAAGCGCGGCGTCTGGGTGTTGGAGCAGCTGCTGTGCAAGGGGCCGCCTCCGCCACCGCCTGACGCGGGCGGGCTGGCCCCGGCGGTGGACCCCACGCTCAACATCAAGGCGCGCATGGCGCAGCACCGCGCGAACCCGTCCTGCGCGGGCTGTCACACGCTGATGGATCCGCTGGGCTTCGGCCTGGAGAACTTCGACCCGGTGGGCCGCTGGCGCACGAAGGAAGAAGGCGGCGCGACGGTGGACCCCAGCGGCGAGCTGCCCGGGGGCAAGTCGTTCAACGGCGTGGTGGAGATGCGCGAGGTGGTGAAGCAGGACCCGGACCTGTCCGCGTGCATGACGCGGCACCTGCTCACCTACGCGCTGGGGCGCGGCGCGGAAGACCAGGACCGCTGCACCGTGCGCGACATCTCCCAGCAGGCCGAGTCCCAGGGTGGCCGGCTCACCGACTACATCCTCGCCATCGTCCGCAGCGACGCGTTCCTGCGGCGGCACGGCGAGGCGGAGGCACCCAAACCATGA